The Macaca nemestrina isolate mMacNem1 chromosome 15, mMacNem.hap1, whole genome shotgun sequence genome segment AAGCACACTCCTAAGGGAAACGTCTCAAGGGaaactattaaatatattaaactgaataaaaatacgACATATCACACTTGATTCAACACAGGTAAAGCCAGTGCTGGCAGGAAAATGTGTTTCACTAAATGTGTATGACGGAAAAgtagaaatttctcaaataaaatttcagctatcacatcaagaaagtagaaaatagtagcaaaataaaaccaaaacaaatataagaaagaagCCCGAGCTCTGAGCGGCAGCCGTGGCCACCGGCAACAGCACCGCCACGAGTGTCTTGCGGGCTTTCCTCAGAGGAGCCTGTCAGCATCCTCCAGTTCCAGGCGCTCTAGCCCCTGTCCTGCTTCAAGAGGCTTTTTCCAACCAGAGGCTTCTCCTCCATAGCCTGAAGGCTCGGCCAATTCCCACGAAGTTTGCCGGGAACGCAAGGCTGTCACTGATATTCGTGGCACCAAGACTTGTGCGCAGGTTGCACACATTGGCCACTGTCTGTGCCACGTGCAATGACGCCACCTGAGGCGCGCACACCGCACGCGCACCCGCGTAACGGCTTGGCTAGCCTGTAACGGCTAGGCCTGGCTCTGCGTTCCTGGCTTGGCTTGGCGTTCCTCGCTTTGCTCGGCGTTAATCGCTTTGCCCGGTGTTTCTCGCTTGGATTGACGTTTCCTCCATCGCGTTCTTTTGCTGGGCTTGACCTTTTCGCTGCTGGGCTTGGCATTCCCTTGGCTGGGTTGGGTGTTTCCtttgggcggggcggggcgggggttgGCCCttcctgggggggggggggcgtggGATCACCCCGGGTGGGCGTGGGCTTTCCCCGGCTGGGTGTGGGTTTTCCCgggtggggtgggctgggctCCCCTGCTGGGGTTGGCAGGTTTTGGCTGGGATTGACCTTTCTCTTCAAACAGATCGGAAACCCAGAATTTCCTGCTGGTTGGTGAAACTGGTTGGTAGACGCGATGTGCTCGCGACTACCGGCCTCCCCTGGCTGTTCAAAGCAGATGGTGGCTGAGGTTTCTTCAATACCCGCTGCCTCCGCTGTGAAGAAGCCATTTGGTCTCAGGAGCAAGATGGGCAAGTGGTGCCACCACTGCTTCCCCTGCTGCAGGGCGAGCGGCAAGAGCAACGTGGGTGCTTCTGGAGACCAGGACGACTCCGCTATGAAGACACTTAGAAGCAAGATGGCCAAGTGGTGCTGCCACTGCTTCCCCTGCTGCAGGAGGAGCGGCAAGAGCAACGTGGGCACTTCTGGGGACCACCATGCCTCTGCTATGAAGACACttaggagcaagatggccaagtgGTGCTGCCACTGCTTCCCCCGCTGCAAGGGGCGCGGGGAGAGCAACGTGGAAGCTTGGGAAGACTACGACGACAGcgccttcatggagcccaggtaccacgtccccagctgcaaggggcgcggggagagcaacgtggaagcttgggaagactacgacgacagcgccttcatggagcccaggtaccacgtccccagctgcaaggggcgcggggagagcaacgtggaagcttgggaagactacgacgacagcgccttcatggagcccaggtaccACGTCCGTGGAGAAGATCTGGACAAGCTCCACAGAGCTGCCTGGTGGGGTAAAGTCCCCAGAAAGGATCTCATCGTCATGCTCAGGGACACTGACGTGAACAAGACGGACAAACAAAAGAGGTAACCGGgcctgggctgggaggaggcGGGACGTGGGGGGATGATAGGGGCATACCCTCCTGGAGGGATCGGGGTCCTGGCTTTCTGTTCCTCCACAGGCCCCACACCACCCTGGGTGTGGAAACCTCAGAGAGGTCAGGGCACAGGCCCTTTATGAACaacaacacagaaacaaaactttAGCTGATTTCCTATCCGATTATAATTTCCCTTATAGAACACTAATAGACTGTATGAAAGTGACTTAACTCGCAAAATCAAGTCGATGCAgcagattatttttaatgtacacattttaaaacaatgttctaTACATTATAGAAAGGTGTATATTGAGAACTAAGTCCCATAATATATCAACTTCTGggctaaatatttttcaaataaaatccaaTATGGATTTTATATCAATGTACCCTATGTAAATATGTCCTTTACTGAGGAACCTTACAAGGAAACTGAAATGAGAAGATGGTTTGTGTCCTTGAATAGGAAGATTCGTTTTTCTTAAGATGTgagctttttctgtgtttatcacTTTTACGTAAgccaaataaaaatagcaaagttttagcatttttacactgcacatcctgtattttattgctgtaataagttaattttttgtaaCAGAATGGAAAAAGACTTGCTTTTCCAGATATCAAAATGTGAATGTGTTATTTCCACAAATTGTTTACTAACAACtgaaaaaatatcaatgaatagaacagaatagGAAATCCAGAAATACCCAAATATATGTAAGAATTTAGCACTTGATAATGGTGATGTTTCATATTGATAAAGCAAGATCAATcattaataaatgaaatgcatGCTGTTTGGAGAAAACTAGCTAGATTTTTATGTCACAAAAGTAAGTTCCTGGAgtatagattaaaatttttaaatatacaaaaggagaaaaataccagaagaaaacacaaaagcctATTTATATatgcaactatttatttatttatttatttttctgggacagaatctcactctgttgcccaggctggagttcagtggcgcaatatcagctcactacaacctccgcctcccgggttcgagcaattctctgcctcagcctattgagtagctaggattacaggtgcccgccaccacacccggctaattttttgtattttcaatagaggcagaatttcaccatcttggccaggttggtcttgaactcctatccttgtgatctacccgcctcagcctcccaaagtgctgagattacaagcctgagccactgaacCAAGCATATATATgcagatataataaaataagctcAATTTAAGATTGGGCAAGGTACTTTTTTGCATATCTACCAGTGACCTGTGCACATAGGAAAACGTAGTGTTCCTGGTAAGAGAAGGAACTTAAGTTAGAAGaggaatgaaatactgttttctattgaagttagaagaggaatgaaaggccggccgcggtggctcacgcctgtaatcccagcactttggaaggccaaggcaggtggataacgaggtcaagaatttgagactagcctggccagcatggtgaaaccccgtctctactaaaaaatacaaaaaattagccaggcatggtggcatgcacctgcaatcccagctactcaggaggctgaggcaggagaattgcttgaaccagggaggtggaggttgcagtgaactgagattgcaccactacactcccgcCTGGATCAtggaatgagacttcatctcaaaaataaataaattaattaataataaaaataaataaataaaggaatgaaatactgtctTCTATCCACCAAGTTTGTGAGGGTGAAGAACAGTGGTATTTATGTAGTTGCTGAAAGTTTAAGCTGCTGCAACTTTTCTAACACACTTCGATGATAAGAACCACatgttaaaaatgtgtatgcCTTTTACCTATCAACTCTATTATACTGAAATATCTATATGAAATAGACACATATGTTTTTCTTAGTATTGCTTAAAATAGCAGTGTATTGAGAAGAGCTCACataaagattttatgaaaaaCTTTCAGTGCATCCATAGGATGGAATAACATGTAACCATTGAAGGTGTCAGTAGATACAGAGATATGTTGTGCAAAGATGTGCTTTGCTATATCAAGTGAGGAAAAAATCAGTTTGTTATACACCTACACAAACAGAATCTGCTCTTGTGTTACCTGAAAACGTGTAGAAAACATAATCAAACTTATTTCTGGGGATTTGTAAGTGaagttcttccctttctcttatcTGTGATTTCTGCAATGAATATCTGAAAAGTTTTAGTTAAATTTCACTAGTAATGAAATAATCCTtgggaagagaagaaatatgCTACTTGCATAGATACAAataatttctcacattttattatttatttttattcctgtggaTAGCTATCTTCTGTGAACTTTTACCCTCTTGAGAAGTAGAGGGTTTCTGTTTACCTGTTCCTGTAgattttattgtatatacattttattataaaattatcttttcattatatatataaacatgtgtaAAAGGtatgaattaattattttattttagttatatatttatgaaaactaaaatagcaaatataaatgACCATTACTATTGTAAATGTATTGCTCTACTCAACAGgagcattctttaaaaatattgaactccCAAGCTGTGTTTATGCATTCTTTCAATCCGTTTAGTCATCAAACATAAGCCAGACACCTATTATGTGGAAGGCATATTCTACCATCTCTCAGGATCCTTCCGTCTTTGAAAACTTCATATTTACCTGCTGGGCCTGAGCAAGTTGAGAGATTTAAAATTGGGGCATTAGGAGGTAATCTCAATTGaaacttttcttccctcctttcaaaCAAAAGCGTTTCTGAAGGTAGACAATAGTAAAAGATAACCCTCAACTACCCTTCTGAAAATGTATAAGTCTTGAGTAAAGACTGTTTTAGtactttaaagaactaaaatgtggtacacaaacagcatggaatactatgcagtcataaaagaaagaacgagagcatgtcctttgcagggacatggatggtgttgaaggccattatccttagcaaactaatacaggaacagaaaaccaaataccgcacggtctcacttataggtgggagctaaatgatgagaacgcaCGGACACCTAGAGGGAAgcgacacacactggggcctatcagagggtggagggtgggaggagggaaagaagcagCAAATAGaactaatgggtactgggcttaacacctgggtaatgaaataatttgtacaaccaACCCCCTTGACACgtttttacctatgtaacaaacctgcacatcctgcacctgtacccctgaaAGTAAACGTTGAAAAAAAGCTCCACAAATAGtttcataaattcattttaaaaggagaagaaTTATAACAGTCTTAAATCCTAATATGAATGATTGGAAATATCTAATGTACATACATTGTATAAATctaagtggttttttttgtttttgtttttgtttttgtttttttttgagacggagtcttgctctgtcacccaggctggagtgcagtggccagatctcagctcactgcaagctccgcctcccgggtttacaccattctcctgcctcagcctcccgagtagctggaactacaggcgcccgccacctcgcccggctagttttttttttttttttttttgtattttttagtagagacggggtttcaccgtgttagccgggatggtctctcgatctcctgacctcgtgatccgcccgtctcggcctcccaaagtgctgggattacaggcttgagccaccgcgcccagccaaatctAAGTACTGATAAAAATGAGCCCATGTCATTCATTTGAATTTCAAGCTTTCTTTGGCTTAAAGTTTTTGAAAACCAAAGtaagaaatagattattttagaaatttgtttgtgttttcaccTCAGCCCTCTTATTGCATACTTcttttaagaactaaaatttaTCTAAATGCTAGTCATCTGACTGGAACCGCCCCAGACGTGTTATATTGTAACATATTCTACTTAATGTAAGGCACCAGGGATTGTATGATGCCCCATTATTGTATGTCTCAATAAGAGAATTATTTAAATGCTGCCAATTATAGTTATAGTAAATCATGAATTATAAGTGGTATTTTAGTGTGAGAAATGGTGAAACATAGAGACAATGATCATCTTAGAATCACTAAAATACATCGTTACCTGTAATCTTTAAAACATACCTGAAAGTGTAGGTATAATTGTATCATCTCACTGAATTCAAATGTTGTCTTTAGTGGTAttagtaaaaattataatatcttaCAATTACTGAGCTGTTATTTGTGTTAGGAACTATTCTATATCTTTCGTGTAGAGTCTTATTTAAGCATTACTGTGGTTTCCTCTGAGAAATCGActcttttcattcccattttattgatgaggaaattgagagccAAAAAAGGTAAGCAACAGCTGGGAAGCATCAGAGCTTCAAGTAGGACTCCAGCCCACGTTGAATGCCATTCAAGGGCTCTGCTCTTCCTATTCAAATAGGCTGCTCTTTCATTCATACAGTGAGTCATGAGGTAATAAGTAGTGTGCTTTCTTCAAAGGGAAATTAAGTTTGTTTTGAAGGCAGAGTAATAGCAGGCTATTCTGTGTTTGCTATTGCATGAATCATTGATGTAGCTGTAGATCGTGCACTACAATTTCCTAAAAAGTCTTCTCACTCTCATAGGACTGCTCTACATCTGGCCTCTGCCAATGGGAATTCAGAAATAGTAAAACTCCTGCTGGACAGACGATGTCAACTTGATGTCCTTGACAACAAAAAGAGGACAGCTCTGATCAAGGTATGCAGTAGTCAACTATATCAGCATGAGATGGCTTTGATTTCAATACATAGcataaaaatgagttttctcaTTTAAGTGGAACTAGTTGGTGAAAGCTGTGGAATGTTAGTTTTAATTCTCAggacttataatttatttttggtctAATACTGACAGGCTGTACAATGCCAAGAAGATGAATGTGCATTAATGTTGCTGGAACATGGCACTGATCCAAATATTCCAGATGAGTATGGAAATACTGCTCTACACTATGCTATCTACAATGAAGATAAATTAATGGCGAAAGCACTGCTCTTATACGGTGCTGATATTGAATCAAAAAACAAGGTATAGGTCTACcaatttcatcttcaaaatactaaaatgcattcattttaacATTGACCTGGGTAAGGGCCAGGCATTCATTTTAACGTTGACCTGGGTAAGGGCCAGTTTTCCATATTTGGAAGCTCAAGCATAacctgaatgaaaatattttgaaatgagttAATTATCTAagactttgttttaaatattgttacttttaaagaagcattcgagggtacagtttttttttaaatgctcttgtggtttatgtttttttaaaaaacactgaatttgtaaaaggtaatactttgttttttttcatgccaggttttttttcccctaataaatgtaaaatgacaaaatttgccCTGGAAATAGGTTTTACATTAAAACTCCAAGAAAACTCAAACAGAGTTCAGTGAATAGTAATCCTGCCCTTTGGCaagttcccccccccccccccgcaaacaaaacaaaacaaaacaaaaaacagtaatagATATGAGGTGATGGATTTCTCAGTGACAAGTCTTTTTCTCAGTGACAAGTCTTAAGATATTTCTGATTGCACATGAGGCAGaagcagaaagggaaaaagaCAGCAATCAGAAATATCAAGGCCAATTTGGAAATTAGGTAATGGAGGGAAAGACCATGAAgaggttttctgtgtgtgtgtgtgtctctgcacgtgtgtgtgtgtgttgctgttgatcattcatttgtttcctttgtatGGTGAGACAAGGTTCTTTTCAATTTTAGAGAATGACAGTTTTCAGTTTGGGAGAGGGAGTTAGTGGGTTGTAAACTGCTTAGAGATCAATTTCAGGAAGCCTCTGAGGATCCAGATTGGCAGTGAATAGGTGGTAATGTAGTGGGAAACACTTGAGCAGAGGGAACGACAAGTAATTAACTGACTTAGTGTCCTATTCTGGTAAAAATGGCCAATTGGAGTCTCAACTCTGCTTTCAACTCTAGAATATCTTGATGGGAAGGTGGGTGATAAGGGGCTTATAAGGAACAAGATCAGGTTGGATTTTGAGTTT includes the following:
- the LOC139358581 gene encoding POTE ankyrin domain family member G-like, whose protein sequence is MCSRLPASPGCSKQMVAEVSSIPAASAVKKPFGLRSKMGKWCHHCFPCCRASGKSNVGASGDQDDSAMKTLRSKMAKWCCHCFPCCRRSGKSNVGTSGDHHASAMKTLRSKMAKWCCHCFPRCKGRGESNVEAWEDYDDSAFMEPRYHVPSCKGRGESNVEAWEDYDDSAFMEPRYHVPSCKGRGESNVEAWEDYDDSAFMEPRYHVRGEDLDKLHRAAWWGKVPRKDLIVMLRDTDVNKTDKQKRTALHLASANGNSEIVKLLLDRRCQLDVLDNKKRTALIKAVQCQEDECALMLLEHGTDPNIPDEYGNTALHYAIYNEDKLMAKALLLYGADIESKNKHGLTPLLLGVHGQKQQVVKFLIKKKANLSARDRCGRNALILAVRCGSASIVSLLLEQNIDVSSKDLSEQTARDYAVSSHHNVICQLLSDYKEKQMLKISSENSNPEQDLKLTSEEESQRLKGSENSQPEEMSQEPEINKDCDREAEEDMKKHGSNNMGLPENLTNDATAGNGDDGLIPQSKSRTPESQQFPDTENEEYHSDEQNDTQKQVSEEQNAGISQEILTGKQEQMEVAEKKMNSEVSLTNKKEKDLLHENRMLQEEIAMLRLKVDKIKEQSQLREKKLLEEIQSVKAKNDKLLKAVKLREDH